In the Malania oleifera isolate guangnan ecotype guangnan chromosome 1, ASM2987363v1, whole genome shotgun sequence genome, one interval contains:
- the LOC131149385 gene encoding G-type lectin S-receptor-like serine/threonine-protein kinase At4g27290, with protein MAILGNPFFMFVCIGLFNVQSVASNAADTINPSQPLGNDSTLVSQGGSFELGFFSTPGNSWKHYLGIWYKNIPSRTVVWVANRENPINDTSGVLMINSTGSLVLLSGTNNTVVWTASSWKAADQQNRVVAQLLDSGNFVLRDEKDSDPGSYLWQSFDYPTDTLLPGMKVGRDLRIGLNRRLKSWKNSDDPSPGELTYDIELHNFPEPSMWKGNTKYYRTGPWNGLRFSGAPELRPNPLYRFNFSQSQEEIFYAYQLRNKSVITRLVLNETSYSLQRYTWIEVDQTWEEYLSAPRDHCDNYGLCGAHGICVISESPVCQCLKGFAPKSAERWNIMDWSLGCVRNKPLNCHKDGFVKFGGLKLPETSQTWVNATMNLKECRAKCLANCSCTAYTNSDIRGGGSGCVMWFGDLIDIRLLPAGGPDLYIRMPASELGANQRSKIKTAAITVAVTGIVSVLLIVTYCIRRSKRSLRGNNKDKVHIVEVQGEHLELPLFKLSIIVDVTNNFSSHNKLGEGGFGPVYKGTLLNGQEIAVKRLSVCSSQGLSEFKNEVIVIAKLQHRNLVRLLGCCIQGEERMLIYEYMPNKSLDSFIFDQTRSRQLDWSTRFHIICGIARGLLYLHQDSRLRIIHRDLKASNVLLDDEMNPKISDFGLAKIFDHEQNEAKTRRVVGTYGYMAPEYAVDGLYSIKSDVFSFGVLLLEIISGKRSRGFNHSSHSLNLIGHAWKLWNEGKPFDLIDALYLELFPLSEVLRCIHIGLLCVQQHSKDRPNMSFVLLMLGSDDDSIMPQPKQPAFFIGRNPLEEADTSQKKSSSNEITITLLEAR; from the exons ATGGCTATCCTTGGTAACCCATTTTTTATGTTTGTATGTATTGGATTATTCAATGTCCAGTCCGTAGCATCCAATGCAGCTGACACCATTAATCCATCCCAGCCTCTGGGAAATGACAGTACCTTAGTTTCGCAGGGGGGAAGTTTTGAATTGGGTTTCTTCAGCACTCCGGGAAATTCCTGGAAACATTACTTGGGAATCTGGTACAAGAACATCCCATCTAGAACAGTTGTTTGGGTTGCAAACAGAGAGAACCCAATCAACGATACATCCGGTGTGCTGATGATTAACAGCACAGGCAGTCTTGTTCTTCTCAGTGGGACTAATAATACTGTTGTTTGGACGGCAAGCTCGTGGAAAGCAGCTGATCAGCAGAATCGAGTGGTGGCGCAGCTCTTGGATTCAGGAAATTTTGTATTAAGAGATGAGAAAGACAGTGACCCAGGAAGTTATTTATGGCAAAGCTTTGATTATCCAACCGATACATTGTTACCGGGGATGAAAGTTGGGAGGGACTTGAGGATCGGTCTCAACAGGCGTTTAAAATCTTGGAAAAACTCAGATGATCCCTCCCCAGGGGAGCTTACTTATGATATAGAACTCCATAATTTTCCTGAGCCCTCTATGTGGAAGGGCAACACCAAGTACTACAGGACTGGACCGTGGAATGGCCTTCGATTCAGTGGTGCTCCTGAATTACGGCCTAATCCGCTTTATCGGTTTAATTTCAGCCAGAGTCAGGAGGAGATATTCTACGCTTACCAGCTCAGAAACAAATCAGTGATAACAAGGCTGGTTTTGAATGAAACCAGCTATTCACTTCAGCGATACACATGGATTGAAGTGGATCAAACTTGGGAAGAGTACCTATCAGCACCTAGAGATCACTGTGACAATTATGGCCTATGTGGTGCCCATGGAATTTGTGTGATCAGTGAGTCACCAGTTTGCCAGTGTCTGAAGGGTTTCGCACCTAAGTCGGCAGAAAGATGGAACATAATGGACTGGTCACTTGGGTGTGTCAGAAATAAGCCACTGAACTGCCACAAAGATGGGTTTGTCAAATTTGGAGGGTTGAAACTGCCAGAGACCTCACAGACTTGGGTGAACGCAACTATGAATCTTAAAGAATGCAGGGCCAAATGCTTAGCCAACTGTTCTTGTACGGCTTATACAAACTCCGATATTAGAGGCGGAGGCAGTGGCTGTGTCATGTGGTTTGGCGACCTCATTGATATTCGGCTGCTTCCAGCCGGTGGACCGGACCTCTACATTCGAATGCCGGCTTCAGAACTAG GGGCAAACCAACGGTCTAAGATAAAGACAGCAGCAATAACCGTGGCTGTCACTGGTATAGTTTCTGTGCTGCTTATTGTCACCTATTGCATCCGCAGAAGCAAGAGAAGCTTACGAG GAAACAACAAAGATAAAGTTCACATTGTTGAAGTTCAAGGGGAACATCTCGAGCTACCATTATTCAAATTGTCTATAATAGTCGATGTCACAAACAATTTTTCATCTCACAATAAGCTTGGAGAAGGTGGTTTTGGACCTGTATACAAG GGTACATTATTAAATGGACAAGAAATTGCTGTGAAGAGGCTTTCGGTTTGTTCTAGTCAAGGATTGAGTGAGTTCAAAAATGAAGTTATAGTGATTGCAAAACTTCAACATCGAAACCTTGTAAGGCTTTTGGGTTGTTGCATTCAAGGAGAAGAAAGAATGTTGATTTATGAATATATGCCCAACAAAAGCTTGGACTCCTTTATTTTTG ATCAAACAAGAAGTAGACAATTAGATTGGTCTACGCGTTTTCACATAATTTGTGGAATTGCTCGCGGGCTTCTTTATCTTCATCAAGATTCTAGGTTGAGAATTATACATAGAGATCTTAAAGCGAGTAATGTCTTGCTTGATGATGAGATGAACCCAAAAATTTCAGACTTTGGTTTGGCTAAAATTTTTGATCATGAACAAAATGAAGCGAAGACAAGGAGAGTTGTTGGAACATA TGGTTATATGGCTCCAGAATATGCTGTTGATGGGTTATATTCTATAAAATCTGATGTGTTCAGCTTTGGTGTTCTACTATTGGAAATAATAAGTGGGAAAAGAAGTAGAGGATTTAATCACTCGAGCCACAGCCTTAACCTAATTGGACAT GCATGGAAATTATGGAATGAAGGCAAGCCATTTGACTTAATCGATGCGTTATATTTGGAACTATTCCCTTTATCTGAAGTATTGCGATGCATTCATATTGGTCTATTATGCGTTCAACAACATTCAAAGGATAGACCAAACATGTCATTTGTGCTTTTAATGTTAGGCAGTGATGATGACAGCATAATGCCTCAACCCAAGCAGCCAGCTTTCTTTATAGGTAGGAATCCACTTGAAGAAGCAGATACTTCACAAAAAAAATCGTCGAGCAATGAAATTACTATTACTCTATTGGAAGCGCGATAG